The DNA segment ATTAATCTCTGTGCGTTATTCATTCTTCACAGTTTCCTATGAATATGATGACTTTCAGATTGCAAGTGCAGACGAATTCTACGAATTGAAATCACTCGGAAAccataaaagcaaatttaattacacgCAGCTTCAAGAAAAGACCAAATTTTCAACATACGATAGACACCTTGGAGAGAGTGTTGAAAGATGCGCCGAAGATGGAGATGGTGGCTGGTGGTATGGAAAAGATTGTGGAAAGTGAGTTTGATTCAAGCTTGATTTCGAATTAGAATAATATTACATAATATGATTTGTATTGCAGAAATCTAAACTCGCCATATCGTCAAATACGCACAACAACTGGCATTCAAGCTAAAGGCGTCTCTATGCAGATTCGCCCATACACTGATAAAAATTGAAGGGTCTACTATTTATTAGCTTGACTTAATattgatttgatattttcCTCATAATTTGATTTTCGGCAAATAAACTTGCAACCTCTACTTTTTAATAcatctaaatataatatgtatttttgaattttcattgaacgtttatttttatttcgatacttaaaaaatatatacaacaacgTTTACGCAACgttttttttcatcttttaatGCCTCTTTAAATCACATAATAATAAGCATTAATAATACTAAAGGATAACTTACAATTGAAGTCCAAACTGTCACCATGAAAATTTTCCCAAAcactaataaaaaatattgaaatgactTCACTTATCAAATGTTTATTGACTTAATATTcccttttatatttttctaagaatttaattttgtattgtcataaatataaaagaaaaattttcacaataaattttaacaaaatgttcCCTTCCTTGTTTCCTTGATCATAAATCTGGAATTTTCGGCCTCAAATCTTCAACgagatttaaaatttttgattcaAGTACAAAATCCCAGTATCAAAAAAGTTCATAAAATTCTTGATTAAAAAAACgatttataacattttaatatgtttttttttttatttcatatgaatatataatataaaaaaaaaaatattgtctcaattgaattaaatttaaatttatataaatatatttatttatatgtataaattaattttaaaatcatagttttttacaaatatattgaatattctattttattttatacatacatatatgaattactttttttaatacttacaAATTCTTAGCAAACAGAACAGCTTGCCAAgcgaattatatattttgctctGCTAACAAAGATTAACAATTTgaacaaatttttagaatacaaactcttaaattttgtattttttattaatcgTACTTAATATTATCAGAATAAAGTTTGTATGCttaaaagaatgaaataatctaaattgaaaatatgcgatttttgatttaagaattttttcgtttatacacagaaagaaaaaacgaggtaaaatcaagaataaactCTTGAAACAAGATGGTTTGTAtgtaaaaattgaaacaaaaaagtttattcttaaatcaaggtcgaatttgatttaataatttctcttttatagttttaataacatttcatttcaaatataggAAATATTTTAGACTAAAGTCGGATTgaattaagatttattttgtagaATAATATTCATTGCTTTTTTctgagtaaatatttattgtaaataaaatataaaaaatattttagactAACGTCggatttattttgttgaataattttaatagtttttttccgtaaatatttattgtaaatacaataataacatttcattctaaatataagaaatatttaagacTAAAGTCGGATTGCATTAAGATTTCTTTTGTAGAATATatgcattgtttttttatttttttatttttattataaaatcttGAGCCATATTTACACATTCATAATTTGCTCgagtataattatatatgtgaACAAGtgtttaacttttgtttttgtcaatTTCATTCGTTTAAGAAGTTCATAAAGATATCGAAAAGACGCTGATAGAAGCGTCTTAGCCACTCTCATGCCCTCTCAATGGCCTCGTTCAACGCGTTGCCGTCAAATTCATTCTCATCCAGCTGCAGCAATGCGGCATCTGTGGCATTCCCCTCCAGTTGGGGGCAGTTCTTCTGCAACGTATTGATCAGCACCGTTTGGCTAATCTTATTGTCATCGAGTATCTTGTGGGCGTCATCGATGGTCGCCGTTGTCGCTTCACGTTCCCTGGTCAATATCCAAACGAGCTCTGTAAAATTGGCATCGATTATGATTGTGATTGTCGGTGTTGAACAAGTGTCTCCCAagtaatgcaattaattatgcacTTGCATTAATTATGCCAAATCGAATAACTGATTTAGTCTGTTTTGCATGCCAAATTAGCCAAGGCCAAGTCAATGCGAGACGTGACTTCCGCCTTACACTTACTCAAATGGGCCAACGGAGTGAGGGCGGTGCAACTGTAGACAACTGCGTACGATTTGTAGTCGGTGCCCAGCACCAGATAGTTCGCTTTGTTAGCCACCtctaaaatgaaacaaaaggCAATGAATATCACAAAAAGATACAGACCTAAAATGGTTGTAGATACAAATATGGAGAAAGATTTGTGGATGCTAATTGATAGATACAAATGTGTAAAGATAGATTAAGGAATGAAGAATTTAAAGTATAAAGGTACAGActatttaacaataattaagATTTACAGATTCTTGACATAGCTTTATAATACACATATTCATGAATACgaaataatacattaaaaattgtagacgatgaatatcacaaaaatatgcaGACCTAAAATGGTTGTAGTTACAAATATGGAGAAAGATTTGTGGATGCTAATTAATCGATACAAATGTGTAAAGATAGAATAAAGTATAAGGAATTTAAGGTATAAAGGTACAAACTATTCAACAATAATTGATATTTACAGATTTTAAcacaactttaaaatatacatattcatGAATACGAAATAATATGTACATTGAAAATTGTAGACGATgaatatcacaaaaaaatacagacCTAAAATGGTTGTAGATACAAATATGGAGAGGCAGATGGAAAGTTAAAGATTTTTGtgatcaaaaaaaaaagaataccaaattttttttattagtagATGCAGATTAACAGATTccaaattttgataaaaagaaaatatgtagTAGTAGAAAAATAGTTAAGTAATatcagatacaaattatacatatactacGACAGATTTAAAGATACAGATAAtaagaacagaaaaaagatACTGACAAATACTATTGATAAATGCAAACAGAAATACAGATTTCAACATACATTTTCATACATTCAGAAATGTTGAAATTGATTAAAGATTAAGAgatgaaaattttatttcgaaataaataaatataaattatagctgcaaattttttaaaaaagatCTTTagattaatatttgtaaaggCAAATTTAAAGATATAATAGATAAACATAagattaattgaatatatttataaaatgttgtataaaTATGCAGATAGCGATTAATGAATAgctacaaattaataaataatgattagAAGACACCGACTTACATATAGAGAATATTATTAACTGGTATCGATTTGGAGattcataattatatatacaaattaataaatttagatttGTATCTCTACAACTTACGATTCTTAGAAAAAGTCACAGCCAGTTGGGCGGGTGCCAAAActtttgcagttcctgtcaCATTGGTTGGATTTCCAGTGCTACATTTGCACAAAATGAATTCGATATTAGATACTGAAAAGTACTACATATTATTAAGTTAAGTCAGCTACTCACAATCTATTGATGGCTGCATTCACTACAGACACTGTGGAGTTATCGACATTCTCGTAGTTAGcgtaaatgcattttttgcCAATCTCAAAGGCAAACGGATACTTTGAATGCTCATACCAGATTCCCATATActtaaaaacaagaaataaaacaattacaaatcGCAGTTAATAAGTGAATTAATGAGAAAAGCATGAATCATTTTGCACTTCTTCGGGCTTAggttaaatttgaaatgaaaagttaaaaagcaagcactttaaaataattttgcgTAAATATTTTGGTGACTATCGCTGATgtagatattttaaataatgatgagatatttatgtataaacttctttttaaataaaatttctaaaaacatcgcttttatttacatatgtaaaatGGGATAAGCTAACTCTGAGATAATTTATCTATGAGTTAActtaattcaaatttcttgTGGCGCCATCTTTCGACAGTTTCCTATAGACGATCAACAacttcttacttgttatataaGTAATAATAAGTTGACCTAAGTCCGATTTTAGTTATCTATGAGTTAACTTAATTCGAAGATTGTCATAAAGCAATTGCTGCATAAGATTctcttttaatcaaatttctaaaaatatgatatttaaatatgtaactATGAGATAAGCTAACTCTGAGTTAACTTAATTCAAAATTCTTGTGGCGCCATTTTTCAGTAGTTTTCTTTAGAATTACGAAAAGTCTATCCACAacttcttacttgtttatataaGTATCAATGAGTTAACATATTTCTGAGTTTAGCTATCTTTagttaacttaatttaaaGACTCTCATAAAGCTCTTGTGGCGCCATCTCTCGGCAGTTTCCTTTAGAATTACAATAAGTCGATCAACAAGTTATCACTTGACGTGCCGAAGAAACTTGTCTTGTTTGTTACAACtagaaattaattgaatttgaacgTTTGTGAATTGCCTATTACACAATTGcaagtaattaaaatgcattgttAATTAAGTAacattttgattgattatGGCACAGCTCAAGTGCCGCATCAAGTGTTGACAATTTGCACAAGTTTTAGGCCACTTACCGCATCCAAATCAAAAGTGTCCATTATCTTCACCTCTGGACATTGGCCGGGAAATGGCACTTGAGCAAAGACTGTGCTGAAAACCACAAACATGACCAGTCCAATTGAAGTGCTGAGAGGAAAACTTAATTTacttaagtttattttatgtttttttggtttactaGAAACTTACCTAAGCGATTGATGTTGCATTGTGACACTCGAAAATTCCACTGATTAATTGATAATTACTTTTTGAGTAACTTGTCTCCCCGTTCGCTTTGTGCAACTGACTAATTGAAGCGGCTTTAGTGCATCTCCTTTATATAGATTCATCTGTTAAAGCTTTTATTTcaaaagcttttttttatgcacATTGCGCCGACGCTGctcaattgttttgttgctgtaaacaaatgaaaagtgaaaagtgttcGCGATCCATGAAAGTTCTTGATGTGTGGGGAAGTGAGGGGAAAAGCGGGGCGTGTCTGACAATGTTCTCGTTACGCTTTCGACTGCAGCTTATCAGCTGCAGTTAATGATTtcaaacaagaacaacgacaacagaatTTAGATGTCAACAACGttagcaacaatttgcaattgtttaagTAAGCGTATGTCAACAAAATATGGTCTGGCTGAAGCTTCCGCATAGGCAGCTGACAAGCCAGTAAGCTAactgcaatttattattattaataaataaaatgatatgttaattttttatttaatataaatacaaatattatatatatttattctactttttttaatattaatttgtgcTTAATATAAATCCAATTTAAATAGAcgtatgtacatgtatattaaattctaatttcGATATTTTGTGGTACAAATATAAGtagcaatttattattgttatcaaataaaataatatgtttaattttgttgaaatattaatttgttcttagtacaaattaaatttaaatttacgtatattaaatttcaatttacatttagtccgatcaatatttaaattattatctaaaataaaataattttcaaagatACTAATCGATTAAATATTCgtatctttatttaatttattaaaattatgttaacATACTTTCGTCTTAAGATATTGAAGTATTTCTGCgaattttaagtttatttgtatttaaataaaaatacaagagGTTTCAGTTCaacttttttataatataaaatatagaaaaagaaaatataaaaatttataaataaactcgAAAATTACAAGAGGTTTTTGTTAAACTTTTGTATAATGTAACATATAGTATACCAAGctattgtttttatgttaagtgtgttcaaaaataaatatttctggaatttgaatttaacaaaaattataattacctTAAAAACGGAGTTAgcattgaaatttttatttttaaatttttttgttctatttcatatataattttttctatttctccCTTGTCTTCTTACCATCCACATTCATAGCATCAGCGACAAGCTTTCGCCAGCTTGTGGAATGAGtttgtggcgccatctatgggCATGCTCGTGCTGGCGCCATCTGTGGTGTGCTTTGCATTGTACTAGACACGAGTGAGTTGTTCACAGTGCAGCTTACCGACCCATCTCGgctattatttattgaaatcaggcactcacacaaacacattcgcAAAAGTTCGCACACAAGCAGAAAATTGTTGTATTGcggttatttaaaaaaattacatttacgtattattaaattaattaaatgtaaaccacaaattgagttaaatgtgcaaaaatgCACCAACGGCGAAAGGACGAAACTCGAAAGAGACTCTGAAAAGCCTTTTGCATATGACTGTTAAAAGGCACCTGGAGTTTTGAGAGAGTGGCACAAAAAGTTAATGAAAAGatactaattaaaaaatgtaaaaatagaaaagatttaaatgtaattcgCTGCttatcattaaataataaattttaattatcaattaattttgaataaattcttaaaaatattttaaattgatttaaaatgtcTTGAGCAACCCTCTCATATTTAAATGCTTGCATTTGTATACGAACTATTTTCGTATGGGAATTTATGGCAGTCCAGCGACTGGGCCAATGCGACAAATGAAATAATCTATGGAATGGGAATGCAAAAAGGAAATGGGATATGGGTTGCTTGAtctggatggatggatggatggatgaatGGCCGGTTGGCTTGGCTTGGATTTGGCTTGCATGCAGCGTgtagtaattaaatttaaaatatgtacacaCTGGCTGGCGAATGTTTGAGTTTGAAACAGGTGCAATGCGACGCctcttgtgtatgtgtgtgtgtgtgtgtgagtgtgtgtataattTTATCAAAGGCAACCGACACGACTGTGAAACCGATGCCATAAGCCGACCAACTGGACAGAAAGCGTCGAATGCGGCTTTAGTGCACTAATACACAGACAAAGGCACATGCACATGCATTAAATACACTTACACGAGCaattctcacacacacacacacgcacacaattgAATCATTTTGCCTTTTAAGTGTATTTTGCGGTTATGCGTTTCATAGGCATTTTGTCTCATGTCATTTCATtctcgttttcgttgttgttctcctCCTCCACCTTCTCAACTGTTCAACCCCAGCTCCAGTCAATGAACGCTCcctagatggcgccagcactttgcaaattttatttatttatataattacgACCGTAAACTGATATAGCCTTAAAAGCTATATAGCTGCAGggtattaaaaacaaaaatcagtTGCATGCGGCCATTTAATTGAGTGGCTGCcttttttgcaaaaatgtttaaacaaattgaattacaatttttttttttttggttattattattttgcctGCCGTTGTTTGCAGTGAGCAAAAACAGGCAGCCTCAAggctttaataaaaatgaccAGCACAATGAAAAGAAACACCAAACAATGACAAAAGCGTAGCACTCATGCATGATGATGACCTTTAACCTAATTCCTTTGCGGCTTAGCCAAAGAGAATGCAACACGCCTGAGAAATGCACAACATGACGCAATTTggattacacacacacattcgcacgtACAATAacccacacactcacgctTTCACGGACACACGCTTGGCAACTTTTAAAGTTGATTTTactttggtttttggttttgtgctTTACTATTAAAAGTGCAGAATTTAACATTAAAAGCAGATTACTTAAATAAACTCAGATCATTTTTAGTTAAAACTCAAATGCtgtaaatgaaatgcacaaaaaaggcacaaagcaacaaattaagcaaaaagtaaaatcaaatgcacaaaaaatgtCACATATGTTAGCAACacagaaaccaaaaaaagaaacacaaacacacaaatccAAGTGAACAAAGAAAAGAATTGCACACGTGCAACACAATCATGCCACACCATTTAAAGTTCGAAGACAAGCCTTCAAATTCGACAgtagaaacaacaaaaaagtattgCTTCGAAGATGAACCGTTATTTTGGCTACTCGCAATTCGAAGAACGATCTCGCACGAAGTGCGTTCGTGTGTAGCGAGCCTGCAACTGTTGCATTTGCCGAACGTCGTTCGATCTTCCTTTCGCTTTATCCTTTCTGCAGTGCAGCCTAATTAGCATTCTAATTTCGAATTTTACTTCAGTTTTCTTCGGTTCGTCGAGCTGCACAAAAGTGACAGCGTAGTGAAGTGCACAATTTTTGAGTTCGCTTCATAAAACcactttaaattaaagagtTTACTATCTGTTAATACTAGtaacaagtgtgtgtgttaattggttattgttattgccttAAAAAGTGATGTTAATAATGAATAGCATACAAATAAGCGCGTATGCAGGTGTGTGAAAAGTacagtttaaataataaacggTTGCAAATAATCTGTGcaagtaaatgaaaaactgcaataaaaaacatatatttagtGTATTCATGcaattaaaagtatataagcaatgcaaaaatacagcatagcatttaaaattttttcacaTGGTATAACGCATGCAAGTGGTTCTCGCGGCAACTCGCGCAGTCGTGGCGTCAACACGATCGCGCTGCATAGCAAAGTGCGCAAGCGTTCGTCGTGCGCCTTGCTTGTTCGTGTTCGGCAGCGCAACCTTCCTTCGTGACTTTATGAACCTTAAAGTTGGGTGCGCTGAGATTTTGGCGCGCGTCGCTAATCGTCGGTGGGAAAGTTGTAAATCGTGCGGGagtgattttttttaagtgcaaGTGTCTTAAAAGCTGAATGCTACATTTGCAGCAATCAGCATATATTTGCTTGTTGTCTAGTTCTCGTAGCTAGCAGCTAGTTATGagaagtatttttttgtgagtGAGCAAAGTGATGTGTGtcctttttttattgaaagcgAAAGCACTGTGTAAGTGCAATCGTATTTTTTTTGAGTGCAAGTGAATACataagcaatttttttttaagtga comes from the Drosophila sulfurigaster albostrigata strain 15112-1811.04 chromosome 2L, ASM2355843v2, whole genome shotgun sequence genome and includes:
- the LOC133839669 gene encoding apolipoprotein D isoform X1, with product MQHQSLSTSIGLVMFVVFSTVFAQVPFPGQCPEVKIMDTFDLDAYMGIWYEHSKYPFAFEIGKKCIYANYENVDNSTVSVVNAAINRFTGNPTNVTGTAKVLAPAQLAVTFSKNRLYLFVIFIAFCFILEVANKANYLVLGTDYKSYAVVYSCTALTPLAHLKLVWILTREREATTATIDDAHKILDDNKISQTVLINTLQKNCPQLEGNATDAALLQLDENEFDGNALNEAIERA
- the LOC133839669 gene encoding apolipoprotein D isoform X2 — translated: MQHQSLSTSIGLVMFVVFSTVFAQVPFPGQCPEVKIMDTFDLDAYMGIWYEHSKYPFAFEIGKKCIYANYENVDNSTVSVVNAAINRFTGNPTNVTGTAKVLAPAQLAVTFSKNQVANKANYLVLGTDYKSYAVVYSCTALTPLAHLKLVWILTREREATTATIDDAHKILDDNKISQTVLINTLQKNCPQLEGNATDAALLQLDENEFDGNALNEAIERA